Proteins encoded in a region of the Oncorhynchus clarkii lewisi isolate Uvic-CL-2024 chromosome 18, UVic_Ocla_1.0, whole genome shotgun sequence genome:
- the LOC139373342 gene encoding prostate stem cell antigen-like, with the protein MSHPQLFLLFLCCLPLAAPLCCYTCVFPAISPMDCLKFPQECPAGQRCLASTAVGTRGSLRLVLYEKSCAIPSQCGLSGEKHTAGLNFTYHNNCCDTDLCNGAMAHAAPIWRGGALCILPILSLIQG; encoded by the exons ATGTCTCATCCACAACTGTTTCTTCTTTTCCTGTGCTGTCTTCCTCTGGCAG CACCTCTGTGTTGTTACACATGTGTGTTTCCTGCCATCTCTCCCATGGACTGCCTCAAGTTCCCCCAGGAGTGTCCTGCTGGACAGCGCTgcctagctagcactgcagtgggGACGCGAG GCTCCCTGCGTCTGGTCCTGTATGAGAAGAGCTGTGCCATTCCCTCCCAATGTGGTCTGTCTGGGGAGAAACATACTGCAGGCCTGAACTTCACCTACCACAACAACTGCTGTGACACTGACCTGTGCAACGGGGCTATGGCCCATGCTGCCCCCATCTGGAGGGGAGGTGCACTGTGTATCCTgcctattctctctctcatacaggGCTGA